A window of the Burkholderia sp. 9120 genome harbors these coding sequences:
- a CDS encoding site-2 protease family protein gives MSKLLILLLGGVKLGKVLTTTGSMLLTIAVYAAFYGWPFAAGFVALLFVHEAGHYVAARQRGLDVGLPTFVPFVGAWIQLKELPHDAETEAYVGLAGPFAGTLAALACYFIARRTDSNLLLALSYAGFFLNLFNLIPLSPFDGGRITAVLSPRIWFAGVPVLLALFLYRPSPLLVIMAILALPQLKRAWHYDAADPQNVRYYALPASVKFSYAFYYLALLVFLAMMTFGVRTMLTDIHHG, from the coding sequence ATGAGCAAACTGCTGATCCTGTTGCTGGGAGGCGTGAAGCTCGGCAAGGTGCTGACGACGACCGGCTCGATGCTGTTGACCATCGCCGTCTATGCCGCGTTCTACGGTTGGCCATTTGCCGCCGGCTTCGTCGCGCTTCTGTTCGTGCATGAAGCCGGGCACTACGTTGCCGCGAGGCAGCGCGGCCTCGACGTCGGCTTGCCGACGTTCGTGCCGTTCGTCGGCGCGTGGATCCAGCTCAAGGAACTGCCGCACGACGCGGAGACCGAAGCCTATGTCGGACTCGCGGGTCCGTTTGCGGGCACGCTGGCGGCGCTGGCCTGCTATTTCATTGCGCGTCGGACGGATAGCAATCTGCTGCTGGCGCTCTCGTATGCCGGGTTCTTTCTGAACCTCTTCAACCTGATTCCGTTATCGCCGTTCGACGGCGGCCGCATCACGGCGGTGCTGTCGCCGCGCATCTGGTTTGCCGGCGTGCCGGTGCTGCTCGCGCTGTTCCTGTACCGCCCGAGTCCGCTGCTGGTGATCATGGCGATTCTGGCGTTGCCGCAGTTGAAGCGCGCCTGGCACTACGACGCCGCCGATCCGCAGAACGTGCGGTATTACGCGTTGCCGGCCTCGGTCAAGTTCAGCTACGCGTTTTATTATCTGGCGTTGCTCGTTTTTCTGGCGATGATGACGTTCGGCGTGCGCACCATGCTCACGGACATTCACCACGGTTAG
- a CDS encoding DUF2167 domain-containing protein has translation MATIKAIVEKSALAGPRSIKISDEATFSLPAGDVFLPAEAAARVMRAYGQAVNEKVLVGMVFPARDEGGWGAVLSFAKEGYVRDDDAQNWKADDLLRRMRVLQAQSNPVRKSHGVPELDVEGWAQPPTYDTTMHRVMWAAISHKQGEPDDDAHRYVNYETVALGRDGHLLLGVASHLAAFNQSKIIADGLLADIDFDNGKHYADFDKTTDHVAEYGLAALVVGVAAKKLGLLAVFLAFVAKFAKIGVVLPFAAAAIRRRFKKRVPAPPVASVTTDRQEPR, from the coding sequence ATGGCGACAATCAAGGCGATTGTCGAGAAGTCGGCGCTCGCGGGTCCGCGCAGCATCAAGATATCCGACGAAGCCACGTTTTCGCTGCCGGCGGGCGATGTATTCCTTCCCGCCGAGGCGGCGGCGCGCGTGATGCGAGCCTACGGACAAGCGGTCAACGAGAAGGTGCTGGTCGGCATGGTATTTCCCGCTCGGGACGAGGGGGGCTGGGGCGCGGTTCTCTCGTTCGCCAAAGAAGGCTATGTGCGCGACGACGACGCGCAAAACTGGAAGGCGGACGACCTGCTTCGCAGAATGCGGGTCCTTCAGGCGCAATCGAATCCGGTCCGCAAGTCGCACGGCGTTCCGGAGTTGGACGTCGAAGGCTGGGCACAGCCGCCTACGTACGACACGACGATGCACCGCGTGATGTGGGCGGCGATCTCTCACAAGCAGGGCGAACCCGATGACGACGCGCATCGGTACGTCAACTACGAGACGGTGGCGCTGGGCCGCGACGGCCACCTGCTGTTAGGCGTCGCCTCGCACCTTGCCGCGTTCAACCAGAGCAAAATCATCGCGGACGGATTGCTGGCCGACATCGACTTCGATAACGGCAAGCACTACGCGGATTTCGACAAGACGACCGATCACGTCGCCGAATACGGTCTTGCCGCGCTGGTCGTCGGCGTCGCGGCGAAAAAACTCGGGCTACTGGCCGTGTTCCTCGCGTTCGTCGCCAAGTTCGCCAAGATCGGCGTGGTGTTGCCGTTTGCCGCTGCCGCGATCAGGCGGCGCTTCAAAAAACGCGTGCCCGCGCCGCCGGTGGCGTCCGTCACAACGGACCGGCAGGAGCCCCGATGA
- a CDS encoding MBL fold metallo-hydrolase — MTSLIGSIRHALGFTAARRGRERSPGSAQHDGERFRNVKPRPVEGFAKTLSIAWNVLVNKPSGTVPTGALPVDTLTRAQLDAAPDRSLYRLGHSTLLLKLRGQFWLTDPVFAERASPFRRLGPKRFHAPPIALADLPPLAGVILSHDHYDHLDRETVLALAATTNVFLTPLGVGDRLIEWGIDARKVRQFDWWQGVEIDGIAFTATPAQHFSGRSLFDGNSTLWASWVIVDGDLRVFFSGDTGYFDGFKTIGERLGPFDVTLVETGAYDKLWPYVHMQPDDTVQAHTDLRGRWLVPIHNGTFDLAMHRWYEPFERVIGLAAVRGIALSTPRMGERLDLAAPHRGERWWRKVVEVVDAVDVAAVADAPKTPRRWFSCRGAGPANS; from the coding sequence ATGACTTCGCTCATCGGTTCCATCCGCCATGCTTTGGGTTTCACCGCCGCACGACGCGGGCGCGAACGTTCGCCAGGGTCGGCGCAGCATGACGGCGAGCGCTTTCGCAACGTCAAGCCGCGGCCGGTGGAAGGGTTCGCCAAGACCTTGAGCATTGCGTGGAACGTGCTGGTCAACAAACCGTCGGGCACCGTGCCGACGGGTGCGCTGCCGGTGGACACGTTGACGCGCGCGCAGCTCGACGCCGCGCCCGACCGCAGCCTCTACCGGCTCGGGCATTCCACGTTGCTGCTGAAGCTGCGCGGGCAGTTCTGGCTGACCGATCCGGTGTTCGCCGAACGCGCGTCGCCGTTCCGGCGGCTCGGGCCGAAGCGCTTTCATGCGCCGCCCATTGCGCTGGCCGATCTGCCGCCGCTGGCCGGCGTGATCCTGTCGCACGATCACTACGACCATCTGGACCGCGAGACGGTGCTGGCGCTCGCCGCCACGACCAACGTGTTTCTGACGCCGCTGGGTGTCGGCGACCGGCTGATCGAATGGGGCATCGACGCGCGCAAGGTGCGCCAGTTCGACTGGTGGCAGGGTGTGGAGATCGACGGCATCGCGTTCACGGCAACGCCCGCGCAGCATTTCTCCGGTCGCAGCCTGTTCGATGGCAACAGCACGTTGTGGGCGTCGTGGGTGATCGTCGACGGCGATCTGCGGGTGTTTTTCAGCGGCGATACCGGGTACTTCGACGGCTTCAAGACGATCGGCGAGCGGCTGGGTCCGTTCGATGTGACGCTCGTCGAAACCGGCGCGTACGACAAACTTTGGCCGTACGTCCACATGCAGCCCGACGACACCGTGCAGGCGCATACCGATCTGCGCGGCCGCTGGCTGGTGCCGATTCATAACGGCACGTTCGATCTGGCGATGCATCGGTGGTACGAGCCGTTCGAGCGCGTGATCGGACTGGCCGCTGTGCGCGGCATTGCGCTGTCGACGCCGCGTATGGGCGAGCGGCTGGATCTCGCCGCGCCGCATCGCGGCGAGCGGTGGTGGCGCAAGGTGGTCGAGGTCGTCGATGCCGTCGACGTTGCAGCGGTTGCCGACGCGCCGAAGACGCCGCGGCGCTGGTTCTCGTGCCGCGGTGCGGGGCCGGCGAATTCGTGA
- the trpS gene encoding tryptophan--tRNA ligase, with protein MSQETQTPKQRIILTGDRTTGPLHLGHYIGSLRARVQLQHEAQQFLLLADTQAMTDNVGRHQKVTENVIEVALDYLAVGIDPTKSTIFIQSQVPELAELTQYLLNLVTVARLERNPTIKQEIVLRGFERDIPAGFLTYPVSQAADITAFKATQVPVGDDQLPMIEQTNELVRRFNNTVERQVLVECEAVLSNVTRLPGIDGKAKMSKSLGNSIPLGATPDEITKAVNNMYTDPNHLRVSDPGQVEGNVVFSFLDAFEPDVAKVDELKAHYRRGGLGDSVVKRALNERLQAMLAPIAARRREMEADRGEVMAMLRSGTMRAREVAGATLSEVKSALGLDYFAD; from the coding sequence ATGTCCCAAGAAACCCAAACACCTAAGCAACGCATCATTCTGACCGGCGACCGCACGACCGGCCCGCTGCATCTCGGCCACTACATCGGCTCGTTGCGCGCCCGCGTGCAATTGCAGCACGAAGCGCAGCAATTTCTGCTGCTGGCCGACACGCAGGCCATGACCGACAACGTCGGCCGGCATCAGAAGGTCACGGAAAACGTCATTGAAGTCGCGCTCGACTATCTCGCGGTCGGCATCGACCCGACGAAGTCGACCATCTTCATCCAGTCGCAGGTGCCTGAACTCGCCGAACTGACGCAATACCTGCTGAACCTTGTAACGGTCGCGCGCCTCGAACGCAATCCGACCATCAAGCAGGAAATCGTTCTGCGCGGTTTCGAGCGGGATATTCCGGCCGGCTTCCTCACGTATCCGGTCAGTCAGGCCGCGGACATTACCGCGTTCAAGGCCACTCAGGTGCCGGTCGGCGACGACCAGTTGCCCATGATCGAGCAGACCAACGAACTGGTGCGGCGCTTCAACAACACGGTCGAACGCCAGGTGCTGGTGGAGTGCGAAGCGGTGCTCTCGAACGTGACGCGGCTGCCGGGTATCGACGGCAAGGCGAAGATGAGTAAATCGCTCGGCAACTCGATCCCGCTCGGCGCAACGCCCGACGAAATCACGAAGGCCGTGAACAACATGTACACGGACCCGAATCATCTGCGCGTTAGCGATCCGGGCCAGGTTGAAGGCAACGTGGTGTTCTCGTTCCTCGACGCGTTCGAACCGGACGTCGCGAAGGTCGATGAACTTAAGGCTCACTATCGCCGCGGCGGACTGGGTGACAGCGTCGTCAAGCGCGCGCTCAACGAGCGCCTGCAAGCCATGCTGGCGCCGATCGCCGCACGCCGTCGCGAGATGGAAGCGGACCGTGGCGAAGTGATGGCCATGCTGCGCAGCGGCACGATGCGCGCGCGGGAAGTCGCGGGTGCGACGTTGTCCGAGGTGAAGAGCGCGCTGGGTCTGGATTATTTCGCCGACTGA
- a CDS encoding helix-turn-helix transcriptional regulator, giving the protein MLLAGKTKDEYLVPPMSALPRPLFVRAFAIPGNGTVSAHSHAWAQFMYATAGVLEVSTPHGHHLLPPHYAMLIPPHVAHTVVTRECVAFHSLYLDGSLTGANLASECMLLCMTPLLRELVLATSELPVHYDTHGPDGALVCLLADRIRRLRPAPLVVPMPTDPRLLKLARALHANPGDPRSLDEWGLYVGATRRTLSRVFRSDTGLSFTEWRQAVRLLAALPLLERGEAVSSVAASLGYESTSAFITLFHSRFGVTPRAFALRGVNGFEHIQ; this is encoded by the coding sequence ATGCTGCTCGCGGGAAAAACGAAAGACGAATACCTGGTGCCGCCGATGAGCGCGCTGCCGCGACCGTTATTCGTGCGTGCTTTCGCGATACCGGGCAATGGCACGGTGAGCGCGCACAGTCACGCGTGGGCGCAGTTCATGTACGCAACGGCCGGCGTGCTGGAAGTGAGCACGCCGCACGGCCACCATCTGCTACCGCCGCACTACGCGATGCTGATTCCGCCGCACGTCGCGCATACGGTGGTCACGCGCGAATGCGTGGCGTTTCATAGCCTGTATCTCGACGGCAGTTTGACGGGCGCCAACCTCGCGAGCGAGTGCATGCTGCTTTGCATGACGCCACTGCTACGCGAACTGGTGCTGGCGACTTCCGAATTGCCCGTTCATTACGATACGCACGGTCCGGACGGCGCATTGGTGTGCCTGCTCGCGGACCGCATCAGGCGCTTGCGGCCGGCGCCGTTAGTCGTGCCTATGCCGACGGATCCGCGGCTTCTGAAACTCGCGCGCGCGTTGCACGCTAATCCAGGCGATCCGCGTAGTCTCGACGAGTGGGGGCTTTATGTGGGCGCGACCCGTCGCACGCTATCGAGAGTGTTCCGCAGCGACACGGGCTTGTCGTTCACCGAGTGGCGGCAGGCGGTTCGTCTGCTCGCGGCGTTGCCGTTGCTGGAGAGAGGCGAGGCGGTGTCTAGCGTGGCGGCGTCGCTGGGGTATGAGTCGACGTCGGCGTTTATCACGCTGTTTCATAGCCGGTTCGGCGTGACGCCACGGGCGTTTGCACTGCGGGGCGTCAACGGGTTTGAACACATTCAGTGA
- a CDS encoding glycosyltransferase family 9 protein produces MGWKSWKSLAIETPVWLAGRFYPPRFDPRRAMPREILVLRPNDFGELLTTTPLFEALRKRFPTTRLIAGIGAWGRPILENNPFVDEIVEIDAPWNNKLVDDRSHRNVLRFLWRSPQVAALRARGGVDVGIDVLGSYMGAVLLMRAGARYRIGVRGYRGGWSGCQAHIEFAARQCGRAALAQAELLGATELPEARPQLFLTDDERAHATRIWSACADASGRRVVRIVAGVGAGVSSKAWDARQAGAALAQIARAIGKGGDVCDIVIVGSVADQARAAEAITTAGMGVSIRSVAGQAPMRITFALTEQADVVLTNSSMLMHVAAAFHRPTVAVIGGSITRPERHDAIWGYPPPYRSVSPEQVVADEPARNWPGVERVVQAVLESIGRQRTPAADAAA; encoded by the coding sequence ATGGGTTGGAAGAGTTGGAAGAGCCTTGCCATCGAAACGCCGGTCTGGCTGGCCGGCCGCTTCTATCCGCCGCGCTTCGATCCGCGGCGCGCCATGCCGCGCGAAATTCTCGTGCTGCGTCCAAACGACTTCGGCGAACTTCTGACCACCACGCCGCTCTTCGAAGCGCTGCGAAAGCGTTTTCCGACGACGCGCCTGATCGCCGGCATCGGCGCCTGGGGACGGCCGATCCTCGAGAACAATCCGTTCGTCGATGAAATCGTCGAGATTGACGCGCCCTGGAACAACAAGCTGGTCGACGACCGCTCGCACCGCAACGTGCTGCGCTTTCTATGGCGCTCGCCGCAGGTCGCCGCGTTGCGCGCGCGCGGCGGCGTCGACGTCGGCATCGACGTGCTCGGCAGTTATATGGGCGCCGTGTTGCTGATGCGTGCCGGCGCGCGCTATCGCATCGGCGTGCGCGGTTATCGCGGCGGCTGGAGCGGCTGTCAGGCGCACATCGAATTCGCCGCGCGTCAATGCGGACGCGCGGCACTCGCGCAAGCCGAGTTGCTGGGCGCGACGGAACTGCCCGAAGCGCGCCCGCAACTCTTCCTGACCGACGACGAACGCGCTCACGCCACACGCATCTGGAGCGCCTGCGCGGATGCGTCGGGCCGCCGCGTCGTACGGATCGTCGCGGGCGTGGGCGCTGGCGTGAGCAGCAAGGCATGGGACGCGCGTCAGGCAGGCGCCGCGCTCGCGCAGATCGCGCGGGCCATCGGCAAAGGCGGCGATGTTTGCGATATCGTGATCGTCGGCAGCGTGGCGGATCAGGCGCGCGCCGCCGAAGCGATCACCACGGCGGGCATGGGCGTATCGATCCGCTCGGTGGCGGGCCAGGCGCCGATGCGCATCACCTTCGCGCTCACCGAACAGGCCGACGTCGTGCTGACCAATTCGTCGATGCTGATGCACGTCGCGGCGGCGTTTCACCGGCCGACCGTGGCGGTGATCGGCGGCAGCATTACGCGGCCCGAGCGGCACGATGCGATCTGGGGTTATCCGCCGCCGTATCGCAGCGTGTCCCCCGAGCAGGTTGTAGCGGACGAACCCGCGCGCAACTGGCCGGGTGTCGAGCGGGTCGTGCAAGCGGTGCTGGAATCCATCGGCAGGCAACGCACGCCGGCGGCGGATGCGGCGGCTTGA
- a CDS encoding porin — MKLAKYLLLPTLGVLSSLAHAQSSVTLYGSIDEGFEYISNLGGHADYALVSNTQQLGSRWGIKGTEDLGGGVNAVFQLENGFSLNNGSALPNGQMFGRQAYVGIGSNQFGTVTLGRQYDSVVDYVAPLAAVGSWGGTLFSHPFDADNLNETIRINNSVKYTSADYAGLQFGGLYGFSNQAGAFADNRAWSVGTRYQNGPLSVAAAYMNIDGASATTTGAVVASPYLSAQQRVAGVGANYTIGPAVLGLVYTHTDIVDRPTFPVSTVKFDNIEFNAKVNITSAWYLAAMYGYTHASLTYSGGRDHSHDNQVGLMADYRLSKRTDLYAQGVYQKASGNRIIALIGNNSGSSDSNQTVARVGIRTSF, encoded by the coding sequence ATGAAACTCGCCAAATACCTCCTTTTGCCGACGCTTGGCGTCCTGTCGAGCCTGGCTCACGCGCAAAGCAGCGTGACGCTGTACGGATCGATCGACGAAGGATTCGAATACATCAGCAATCTGGGCGGCCATGCTGACTATGCGCTGGTGAGTAACACCCAGCAACTGGGCAGCCGTTGGGGTATTAAAGGCACCGAAGATCTGGGCGGTGGCGTCAACGCGGTCTTTCAACTCGAAAACGGTTTTAGCCTGAATAACGGCAGCGCTCTGCCGAATGGGCAGATGTTCGGCCGCCAGGCGTATGTGGGGATCGGCTCGAACCAGTTCGGGACGGTGACGCTCGGACGGCAGTACGACTCGGTAGTCGATTATGTCGCGCCGCTGGCGGCGGTGGGAAGCTGGGGCGGTACGTTGTTCTCGCATCCGTTCGATGCCGACAACCTTAACGAAACCATCCGGATCAACAACTCGGTGAAATACACCAGCGCCGACTACGCGGGATTGCAGTTTGGTGGCTTGTATGGCTTCAGCAATCAGGCGGGTGCGTTCGCGGATAACCGGGCATGGAGCGTGGGTACGCGATATCAGAACGGTCCGTTGTCGGTCGCCGCGGCGTATATGAATATCGACGGTGCTAGCGCTACAACGACCGGCGCCGTCGTTGCGTCGCCCTATCTGTCGGCACAACAGCGCGTGGCGGGCGTCGGCGCGAACTACACGATCGGACCGGCCGTGCTTGGCCTGGTTTACACGCATACCGATATCGTCGACCGGCCGACCTTTCCCGTCAGCACGGTCAAGTTCGACAACATCGAGTTCAACGCTAAAGTCAATATCACTTCAGCGTGGTATCTGGCCGCCATGTATGGCTACACTCACGCTTCCCTCACGTATTCAGGCGGACGCGACCATTCACACGACAATCAGGTCGGTCTGATGGCGGACTATCGCCTGTCGAAGCGAACCGATCTCTACGCACAGGGCGTCTACCAGAAGGCTTCGGGGAATCGTATTATTGCCTTGATCGGCAATAACAGCGGATCGTCAGATTCAAACCAGACCGTCGCTCGCGTCGGCATCCGCACTTCGTTCTGA
- a CDS encoding TetR/AcrR family transcriptional regulator, with product MDPNDTPQRLTDRKRLAIIRAAIEEFLAAGFDATSMDRIAASATVSKRTVYNHFPSKEALFAEILRQLWEASHEGEPPAYRGDRPLRAQLLALLSRKLKLINDDAFLSLARVAIAAGIHSPERAREMVARLGEREEDLTVWVRAAAADGRLDTTDPLFAAHQLQGLVKSFAFWPQVAMGQPPLGPDEQQRLAESTADMFLARYASASAGTQD from the coding sequence ATGGACCCGAACGACACGCCCCAACGCCTGACCGACCGCAAGCGCCTCGCCATCATCCGCGCGGCGATCGAAGAATTTCTCGCGGCCGGTTTCGACGCGACCAGCATGGACCGCATCGCCGCCAGCGCGACCGTCTCGAAGCGCACGGTGTACAACCATTTCCCCAGCAAGGAAGCGCTGTTCGCGGAGATCCTGCGGCAGTTGTGGGAGGCCAGTCACGAAGGCGAGCCGCCCGCCTATCGCGGCGACCGGCCGTTGCGCGCGCAACTGCTCGCGCTGCTGTCGCGCAAGCTGAAACTGATTAACGACGACGCGTTCCTGTCGCTGGCGCGGGTCGCGATCGCAGCGGGAATTCATTCGCCGGAGCGCGCGCGTGAGATGGTGGCGCGGCTCGGCGAACGCGAGGAAGACCTGACCGTCTGGGTCCGCGCAGCCGCTGCCGATGGACGTCTCGACACGACGGATCCGCTGTTCGCGGCGCATCAGTTGCAAGGCCTGGTGAAGTCGTTTGCTTTCTGGCCGCAGGTGGCGATGGGACAGCCGCCGCTGGGTCCGGATGAACAGCAGCGGCTGGCGGAATCGACGGCCGATATGTTTCTCGCGCGCTATGCGAGCGCGTCGGCGGGCACGCAGGATTGA
- the panB gene encoding 3-methyl-2-oxobutanoate hydroxymethyltransferase, which produces MSTHKAATRKTTIDIRALKGAGRLVSLTAYSAPMAKRVDPYVDVIIVGDSVGMVLYGMPSTLGVTLDMMIAHGKAVVRASDNACVVVDLPFATYQASPAEAFRSAARLLAETDAQAVKLEGGVEMAETVRFLCERGVPVMAHIGLMPQQANAMGGFKAQGIDERSAQRIFDAALAMEQAGAFCVVIEGTAEALAKRITEVLQVPTIGIGASPACDGQVLVAEDMLGAFSAYTPRFVKQYAETNAVMEVAIRQYADEVRSGAFPESKHCFAYGKPLAISGNDVLRTAATLPV; this is translated from the coding sequence ATGAGCACGCACAAGGCCGCGACACGCAAAACCACGATAGATATCCGCGCACTCAAAGGCGCGGGACGTCTGGTTTCTCTCACCGCGTATTCCGCGCCGATGGCGAAACGGGTGGACCCGTACGTGGACGTGATCATCGTCGGCGATTCAGTCGGAATGGTGCTGTACGGCATGCCGAGCACGCTGGGCGTGACGCTCGACATGATGATCGCGCACGGCAAAGCCGTCGTGCGCGCGTCGGACAACGCGTGCGTGGTGGTCGATCTGCCGTTCGCGACGTATCAGGCGTCGCCCGCCGAGGCATTTCGTTCCGCCGCTCGCCTGCTCGCCGAAACGGATGCGCAAGCGGTCAAGCTCGAAGGCGGCGTCGAAATGGCCGAGACGGTGCGCTTTTTGTGCGAACGCGGTGTGCCGGTGATGGCGCATATAGGCCTGATGCCTCAGCAGGCGAACGCCATGGGCGGCTTCAAGGCGCAAGGTATCGACGAGCGCTCCGCCCAACGGATCTTCGACGCGGCGTTAGCCATGGAACAGGCCGGCGCATTCTGCGTGGTGATCGAAGGCACGGCCGAAGCGTTGGCGAAGCGCATCACCGAAGTACTGCAAGTGCCGACGATCGGCATTGGCGCGTCGCCGGCGTGCGACGGGCAGGTGCTGGTGGCCGAAGACATGCTCGGCGCGTTTAGCGCCTACACGCCCCGCTTCGTCAAGCAATACGCGGAGACGAACGCCGTCATGGAAGTCGCGATCAGACAGTATGCTGATGAGGTTCGTAGCGGAGCGTTTCCTGAGTCGAAGCATTGCTTCGCGTACGGGAAGCCGCTGGCGATTTCTGGCAATGACGTACTTCGCACGGCAGCCACATTGCCCGTGTGA
- a CDS encoding fatty acid desaturase has translation MDSQACAAAEPDVSEPARVRRAPRQVAIDRRANLTLLTLVGAAMVLQFVAWPFLLRHWGVAALCFAVPLVVLAPTHWGLIHEAIHGQLLPQRRLNEALGRLLAIAYLLPFDAVRFGHLMHHRFTREPYDQPDVHDGTTLRAYARAGYTLRLLGGLYLAEMALPLLSFLPARWTCRLVASQIGNEGPAGDDVQRLFTGFAGNPERRRRIRRDWLLSIVLHGGAFYLYGAWWPALAVTMYLRGVWLSIADNLPHYDVSLDTPQRARNFRVPVVWQGVLMNHHLHQLHHRHPTIPWTALPALARELGAASASASVVVEDEAYFSAALRQFRGFGRVR, from the coding sequence ATGGACTCACAGGCATGCGCCGCAGCAGAACCCGATGTGTCCGAGCCGGCACGCGTGCGGCGCGCGCCGCGCCAGGTCGCGATCGACCGCCGCGCGAACCTGACGCTGCTGACGCTCGTCGGCGCGGCGATGGTGCTGCAGTTCGTCGCGTGGCCGTTTCTATTACGGCACTGGGGCGTGGCCGCGCTGTGTTTTGCCGTGCCGCTCGTGGTGCTGGCGCCGACGCACTGGGGCTTGATCCATGAAGCGATTCACGGCCAGTTGCTGCCGCAGCGGCGGCTCAACGAAGCGCTCGGCCGCTTGCTCGCCATCGCCTATCTGTTGCCGTTCGACGCTGTGCGTTTCGGGCATCTGATGCATCATCGTTTTACGCGCGAGCCCTACGATCAACCGGACGTCCACGACGGCACGACGCTTCGCGCCTATGCCCGGGCCGGTTATACGCTGCGTTTGCTGGGCGGGTTGTATCTGGCGGAAATGGCGTTGCCGCTGCTGTCGTTTCTGCCGGCACGGTGGACGTGCCGGCTGGTCGCGTCGCAGATCGGCAATGAAGGCCCGGCGGGCGACGACGTGCAGCGGCTGTTCACCGGCTTTGCCGGCAACCCGGAGCGACGCCGTCGCATTCGGCGCGACTGGCTACTGTCGATCGTGCTGCATGGCGGCGCGTTCTATCTGTATGGCGCGTGGTGGCCGGCGCTTGCCGTGACGATGTATTTGCGCGGCGTGTGGCTCTCGATAGCGGACAACCTGCCGCATTACGACGTTTCGCTCGACACTCCGCAGCGGGCTCGCAACTTTCGTGTGCCGGTCGTCTGGCAAGGGGTGCTGATGAATCATCATCTGCACCAGTTGCATCACCGGCATCCCACCATACCGTGGACGGCGCTTCCGGCGCTGGCGCGCGAGCTTGGCGCGGCGTCGGCGTCAGCGTCGGTTGTGGTTGAGGATGAGGCTTATTTCAGCGCGGCGCTAAGGCAGTTTCGCGGCTTCGGCCGGGTGCGTTGA